Part of the Citrus sinensis cultivar Valencia sweet orange chromosome 2, DVS_A1.0, whole genome shotgun sequence genome, CCACAGTCCAAACTATTTCACATAGCCCTTGAATAGCACTAGCTGACTTGCCTGAGAAAATCAAATAAGGTAGATTCATCAGccattctaagaaaatataaaactacTTCCAGCAAGGAGCCTGTGAAGCACTAAaagtttcaaagaaaaatgtgtCTCGTGATATTAacaattttactaattaattcaaaatctcACCAGTAAGAGGTACAATAAGTTATATGTAAGGCATTGTATTACCTCTATTAGCAGACATTATAGGGGATTTTATGAGCGAATTACGATTCCTGATACGGAACGCGAACCTGAACATATTCCTATGAGGTATTTGACGAGATATATACCTGCTTCAGTTGTAGAAAGAATTAGCACTTGAAGAACTTGTGGTGACAGTGGTACCACACAAGAAACCCACAAGCTTAAATCTCAATACTGCAATTAAGAGCAAGATTTGTAGCCACTTCTAACATGCAACATAGGccatatttattgatttaactGCTAAAACTACCATTTAGTTCTTATTTGACAGATATTGAAGCTAATTATTGAGGAAGAGCAAACTTTCTAGATAAAACACAATGTAAACAACTTAAAAAGAacaagattattaaataaataaataaactttagAGAGCCCCATAAATGAATCAATCAACAGCAAACTACAACTGCCTGCCTCTATTTTGCAACGAAAACCAAAATTGAAAGAGCAAGATTGTGAAACGTTAATGGCAAGCCAATAAAGATTATTTCTCCTAATATGAAACAGCACAGAGACAAACAATCTTTATACAAGAACAAGCAAAGAATACGGTATCGTTTCCAGAACATACGGTGAGAGGAACCTGTTGAAAGAGCCAAGAAACCAGGTGGGGCTGCGGCCGGAGAGGAGACAGTGCCGTTCCATGAGGCTGTAATGGAGTTCAGTGGAGCATACAGAGTGAGCCATAAAGGGTTGCCCTTGTTTGGTAAATACGCAGTGGCAGTGGTGGTAATTTAGACATTTGAAGGAAGGGGTGAATGAGCTTGAAATGAGAGAGCAAGTTTggataaaagaagaagataggATCGTTTCTTTTCATTTGGCCTGGGCCTTGGCGCCTTGTGTTGTGTGTTTtcccttaaatttttttcttcttcatttgaaaaataaaaaattaataattacaagaacagttatttttaaaaaaaaaattaaaaaatagaacagCCTTtggttttaataataaataaataaaattgaaaagtttgTGATTGAAAATAGTATTGTGTGTGCTCTTATGTTGAAGGTTTTAATTATCACTTTtcatctatttaattttattttatgtgtaccaaaatttattttgtgataaAATTTCTAGTTAAGATTTCAACTTTGTATGGAGTTTTTAGGTTTTGTCTAAAAGGTTTCAAACTTTGTGCTCTGTATGTGAGCTTTTATATGTGGCGTGTGTTAGCTAagattaacttaaaaaaaaaaaaaattctcggTTTATTAAAGTAAGGACCAAAGTTTTATTTAGTATAACTTTTCaagttgaatttatttaagtaaaaGTTTTACTAATACAacttatacaaataaattttttattgaaaatactTTAGTTGTCTGGTTATTagtaggatttttttttattgaatattgtaaaattactttaatagattagttttttaaagttatattacaaaaaaaaattatgaaataaaataaaggtattttagataatttaacTCTCTCAATAAATTCTACAACGTCTACttctaaaagtaaaaaatttaaacttttactAATAGATGtataatagtttatttaatttccaaaAGCTTTACTCAAatacaactaaaatttttgataaaaacttataaattaaatagcactttttatgagattaaataagtacTTTTGACCATCAGATAAATAATACCAAACttccaataaattaaaagattctaATGTAGTTTTGTCTGTTTAACTTTAGCATactagagttttttttttttatcttttaattcattaaaagTGTTAGAAGAATACCCTTTTTTTAAcctaattttatgttatgtcCATATTCATTTTACACTGTTTGTCATTCAATAAATTGAATTGCAAAttacaaaaagttaaaacaagTAGATAACAAAACAAGTAGACACGTTTGCCCTTCTATCCTTGATACAAGGACCAGACAAGCTGAATCATATACCCATATGAGGCAAAAAAAGGGGTATGGCCACCAACAATTGTTTTAGGCACCAAGCTTCACTTTACTTCCTTCAATAGATTCTATTTATCTCCAGGCATACAATAAGGCAATAAGCAACCTTGCAAAATAAAGTCCCATTTGCAATGAACTGCTTAAGATAGAGAAACCGGGAATCAAGGAGCGTGTTTACATTTTTCCAATCAGTTTCCGTCGGCTTAGTTGCACCCTtcacatttttctttgtttgggtaataatgaccttggAATGGAGGTTGACATATGACCAAACTAAAATCAAGACAAAATTTTCTCCTCCAATTTTGTGTTCGCTGACGACAGAACAAGAGAATGCAAAGAACAAGAACCATGCAACACATTGGCGTGTGGGGTCTTCATCAAGTTAATCAATTGATTTTGCCTGTCTTTGATGCCTTTACATTGGACCCTTTTCGAAACAATAGCTTTAATGATAGGATCAACTTCTTAATTGTGAGCCATAAGAGAGGCCAACCAAATCTACAGCTAGATTCAACTTTTGTGACCAAAGGTTGTTTCTTCCACACACAAATAAGAATCATATATGTTCTTGTCAAATGCTTGTTTGGTAAACTCAAGTAAAATTCAAACTCTTTTTGAGCAATTCTAGCATGGAAACTAGAAAGCATCATCAACTTCTCCATATTCAGTCACATACAACTCATTAAAGATGGAAACCAAAGTCACTAATATGAACTTTAAAGAAAGCTGAAGATCAAAAAGTCAGATTATATGCCATAAAACAACCAGAAACCTCACAATATTTACAACAGAATTTTGGTTTTCTCAACAAGCCTTCAAAAGGACTCGAGATTTAACTCACACATAGAAGGCGTGTAAACAACACTACACTCCGGCCGATGCATTAGTAAATACCTGTACACTACATGCTGTACATAGAAGTCTCCTCAACTAGACAAGCTCATAAAACACTCTCACCAGAAGCAAGAGGGATCGTCTTCAAACTCAGGAATTAGAGGTGTCCTGCAAAGCGGGCACGTAACATTCAAATAGTCCAGCCACTTCTCCAAGCACACTTTATGAAACAAATGTCCACAAGACAAGTTATTGATATCAGATTGAGGCTCAAACTCGGTCAAACACACAGAACAGTCATGCTCTGCATCTTCACAATGGAGCAATGTTTCATACTTGATTGCAGGGTTCTGGTTTCGGAACTCCTCAACATAGCTAAGGGGAGGACTTAAATTTACATCATATGGCTCTGCGGAGACAACTTGAGGTGATGCGAAATATGAATACGGTGGCGATGATGAGTCAGCAAGCTGGAAACCGACAACCTTGAGGATTGATCTGAATATGCCTTTGACGATTGAGATTGACATAGCAGTGTTCATTAGAATCAAGCATAGCATTCCTTCTGATGCGGACGGCATACTAGCGAGGCCCATGTTTtcgaattaaaattttaaatttacagaTACccaattttgtactaaatttGAGATACTGAATCAGAAATCAAGCAAAATCTTGTGACTGCTTCCTTGATATCTGAAAGACAGCAAAAAGGGTCATTAGAAAATCAAACACACACAATCACTAAATGGGCAACTAAATAAAAACCATCAgagaaacttttaaaattacctGAGAAgcgaaaatttttaaaaaggaaaaatgatgaCTGCAGAATCCTGAAAAAGAGCCAAAAGAAGATAGCAATTCCAACCTGCAACAAACCAACATCAAACAATATAAGCTACCTTCGAAGGAATAAAAGAAAGCTCATAAAATTCCCAGAACCCCAGCTGAGAAATCATCTTATCAGAAATCCAAATGATCCAACCCATGATCATAAAATCCGAGGCATCAAAACAACACTGCAgctaataaaagaaataaaaataatcactttcacaataaaatcataatcatgATCCAACGTTTCTaagaagaatataaaatatgggAAAGAATTGGAAATGCCCTcgtgaaaaatacaaaaaaagatcatcatcatcacaaaACATGGAATAAAAACTGACATCTTTAACATGATACCAAATCAAGATGCCAAATTTCtatcaaatattgaaataagAGATCTATCAATTAACAACAAACACAACTTTTCACCGAgcaaatgaatgaaaaaaaaaataataataataataacaaatgagCATTTCAAAACAAACCCAGAAAAGAACAGAAACAAATTGAGCAAGGAGACTCACCCAAAGTTGGGGTCGATGATGAAATATCAGGAACCGTTTAATAAGATTAGGACGAGCTGAAATTTCTTAGTCTATCTAAAAGACTAAGAACACTATCTCATGTGCAAGTAGTTGTTTAACGTTTTGAATTGATAATGGCTTGCTTGCAGGTCTCTCCTTAGCCTCCAGCATTTTAAATAGCAAGGAATATGGGCCCACTGGAAGCTCTTCTTAATGCTTTCGTTGGGTTAGCAAACTTAACCATGGTTAATATTTCCGTGTTTTCCGCTGACTGTTGTAGAAACCATGGTTACTTTATATCATCACCCttccttcttttgttttcgttttcttctttttaggCTTAGACTTTCCTTTTAGTCTTTGTGCAATATTCTTACGGTTTCTTGAACTTCGCTTCATTTTTCATCAACTTAAGGGATTGTGTGTTTTGTAATCTCTCTTTTCATGATTATATGTGaaaactctaaaaaaaaattcattaaaagaatGTTTTTGAATGGGTAATCCTTACAATTAAGATTCTCCTCGTTCGGGGCTTATATGAATTTTAgaagattttataatatgcGTTGTTCAAAATCCAACCAATCTAAACACAGTTAGATCATCAAAAAGGTTATCAAAATCAACGGAGtctaattatttgataatattcaATTTGTAAGGTACTAATTGTAGGATATCATATTCATAACTCATGAGGAGTGtaatcagaaaattaaattggtgAGGgtaaaatacaaatacaaatacaaatgaagaagaatgaatataatataaaattataaagtgcaggaaaattgagaaaaaaatttaaaatcctaTGATTTTAAAGTGTTAATTATGTATACACACActccttattttttcttttttttttttcatttaccaTTCAtgataaaatacataaaaaaagtattcccgatttttcctttctttttacGCCCTGTAACTTTTCCTTTACAGGGGATGGGAATAATGGGAGGTTATAACTTAGTAGAATtttagttacaaaattttttaaggttGACTTAATTGTCCTTAATATAAGtaatataaagataaatacataattaagTGACGGAGCAtgtctattttaatttcttcgcGTTGATAAAGAGATTGATATAGTTTCAAAATACTaacaaaaatactaatataatatGAGAATACgcattcattttaaaattcaaaacacttgcattctctttaaattttttttcttctctatgtaaattttaaatgctcCAAATGATCCTTTCCTTAAATGCAACGATTTGGCAACTTCTCTACACTAATCATATGAATATTAATGTCCTCCCCCATCATCCAAATAAGCAACAAATCATGTATGTTTTAAGTGAAGAGGTAATTATTGCTGTAATTAGACAAAAAGAGAAAGGAGATAATCCTGAGTATGATAGcatgaaaaatacaaaaaaattaatgtcacaAAGCTCTAAACATGCATGAGaagttataaaatattttggtttcAACAAGAAATTGTCCATACTAGCGAGTTATTATCTATCTCTATGtttaaagaagaaatcattatctttaataactttttaaaaaatattatttcattccatgttaaatatttaacgttacattgcatatattttttacaatatacaaataattattactatgtgAAGACAAGTTACTTAAGATAGAATCTAAAAAACCTATAGTTTATTACAAAATGaggtatatttttatttataactaacTCTAATTGGGACTTAAACTTTTTATAACTATGTAGAGATTATTCAAATATAGAGTAACATTGTAGAGATGTTTTACTGTATATGGACATATAAATTGAGATAGTAAAATCTCTTATAATAAGAGGATTGTGTCTCGAATCTCGCttgtatatgcatgtaaaTACTTGTGTcactttttgaaataaattttaaacctaaatttcatgtatttaattgCTCTAACGGGAgcaaattcataatttaatgaagctaaaaagaaaatgctttcTATATGTTTTGGACTAAATAACAACAGTCGCTCCCACCTATCCTATCCCTTAGTGGCTCCATGACCTTATAGTTGACAAACAATCATCAACCCTTTTACAAACTTCTACAAATACTCATTATAGAAATATGTTTTACGTGTGATTTTAGACCATTTGTTCTATTGATATTCAACTTTTTATCGTGGAGTTGGATGGCAGCTCACCTCATTTCGAATAAGGAATTATTTTAGTCTTCCCCGAAACTTGAGTAAGTTCCACTAAGAAATTAGTGTAGACATTAGAAATGAGTTGTTatagattttatttgaaaaaaaagaaaagacccGTACAAATTGCTACCATCAAATGTCAATGCcaaaaagagaaaggaaaatatacatgtatatCTAAAAAGGTCATCTGCTCGAGAGTCAAATCCAAATCATGGGTTGAAGAAGTAAATTAGAAACCCTTTAAGCTTAGTGGGTTGCTGCTTTATCTTCTCATTGTGAGAGAGAGATTCAAAGCCACTAATGAAGTGGCTTCAACCATTTTGATGTATTTGTTTGTCCTCTTCACAAGAGCATTCAATGAGATGCTAACTCTCACcgaacatataaaaaaaatgacaaattcaaaaattcaatagatatatatatatatatatatatatatatatgcatgtctTGGTGAAGATATGAATGAAATCACTTCATCAGAGCAATCATGATGCATCACATCTTGCTTGTAAATTGACAAGTGTCATCTACGCTCTCATTAGCTGTCGCAGGCCTAGGCACTTTCACATTTGTCGCGTTCACTCGATGAAATCCCCACGCGGCGCTCTTGGATGCCCCACATGTGTGGCCATATGCGCACGTGTTAGCTCAACGTCACGCTATTTGCCGCGATGTACAACTGGGAACCCCGAAATCGATGCACATCCAGCCACCTGGCATTAATAATGcaacaattttgtattcttgCGGGACGCGTGTCGGGGTGTGAACGGAAGAAACCCAACGAAGAGATGAGACAGTACCCTGGGCCTTTAGGGCACCCCCAGTCCCGAACATTACTATCCAGGTGGCATGTGTCTTCAAAAATGTCGTAATGTAAGCACAAGAAGCTCCAGCAGAAATCATGACTCTCATGTCGTGTCCCATCAATTTTGGATGAAGCAATTTCCTTGGACTTACATATCTATCTATaagattctttttatttttttattttttattttttgggtttctttttcattgTTAATTAGGACATTTACTTAATAAaactacttaaaaattaataggtCAAGACTCTTgaacaattataaaaatataattcaattaaaattattccaATTCATCATTCGTTCTGATTTTATGCATCAAAACGATTAGGTGCATATGGCATTAAGTGAGATTATTGATGAGGTGGGGTGCTTAATTAGTCTAACCCTTACCTAAATTATGACGACGAACGTTCTATTAAAAGTAAACAGTATCTATACCAAATTAATAGAGTGGAGTTGAATGGGATAATCTATAACAAGAGCATCATTGGCTGCATATggtttctttatctctctccctctcccttGATAATTACATCTCCCATCTTCTATACACACCATTGTTGCATATGCACGCATGCCTCATTTGCAAAGCACTAAACAAATTTAGAGaagaagggggggggggggggtgacTGTTAGTTGAGGATAAGTAGCCACTCTTGTTGCCTAACAAACCTAAAAGGAATCCACCTAGATTAgcaaaaagtttattttatgttatctCTTCATCAAATTATGGTTTTTGGCTTGCCACAAGTATACCCCTTGTCTGGTTGTAAAATGACTCTTCAATTTATCACTGACAATTAAGCCAGCGAATCTGATTTTCTAAATTGAATCACTGACAAAGGTTGGTTAGACGACTATGAGTTTGAAAGAGGGAAAAATAAGGTCAAAATTTCATGCTTTAAGAAGAAACAAATACATatcataaagaaaaaaaccaactttaataaatatgCACGATTAGGTATTGAGTTTGATTGGGAATGTTGCTAATCTTTGCATTATGACAATGACAAACTTATATTGCCGAAACGtccaattaagattttttaatcatctcttTTTATAGTCAATTCTTTGAAGGAGCTGTCGTTGTGGTCGATAATGAAGCACAATTATCCCATAAAAATCTTGAATTAATTACATCATATACCACTATGGAATACCCGATAATGAATACAAACTAGAATACAATATGGATCATGTAGTCCAAACAACTCCATTCAAGTAATTATCAGATGCCTATGTTTGTATAATTCAAAAATCTATGCTTGTATAAGAACACATAAGGAAGCTGAGGAAAGATATTtaacatatatacataatacATGGAGTAGTGACCGACCATATCCGAGTGACACGTGTTACTGAGTTTAGTTTCGAGTGAAGTATTTGATGTAGATTGTTGGGACTGCGTGACTGGGTACacaaaaacaagacaaaaaCACTTTACAACTACAATTACAGACGTGCATGTGCAGTCACGCAGTTTTGTTATACTGAAtacaagaagaaaataacGAGCACAAACAAAGATGTGCAGATTCATCTCACCATGCAAGCATGTATAATTGGTGTCTGTCGGCTCATCTGTCATATATGCTCCACAGACTTACGAGAAGAAGGCTGCAGGTTTCTCTAAATAATTGATGATGGTGATCATGAGTGAAATGTGAaagatcaaaattataaaacacatATATCTTGAATACGTATAATTGGTGCAATAGAATTCTCTCATGATgtaagattatttagagccaaaaaaaatacaaaggtGTGCATGTGTAGGGGCTAATCTTGTCTGTCGCACGTATAAGTCTTCATGTTCTTTTAATACAGCCTAGCTAAGGTCCAGCGTCAAAAAAGTTAACATCCACTTATGGTAAGGATCCTCAATCCCTTTGGTACGACTTGAATACAAATTAATCACACACGTCAGTAACGAATGTGCGACATAGCTGCAGGGTTTTTAAAAGAGAGTTGATTAAGAGATGAGATGAGACTGGCTGGCTGGCTTGGTCATACCAATGAGTGGAGTCATAACATAGAAGACAAAGGAAATTATTGGACGATGGTTATTGATTCAAATAGGTATTGACCGAGCAGGTGCGTGATTGACATCCatgtacatacatatatgTGAGCAATGTTGATAACAAGAGCAAGAATTGAAGGAGATAAAATTGTCCGAAAGTTAGAAGAAATAATTCAGAAacagatagagagagagagaggtacGTACGTGTCCAAATTTAAGTCCTATGAAAGCTCAGAGAGCTGCGTCCCTTAGCCCATGTGCATCTGCATTGAAGATGTATGAAAGggaaattagaaagaaaagaaaatttttaattaaaactaataaataggTAGGTTGAGAGAGGGAGGGGCAGGGCCATGCACTGAGTGGGGGAGGTCGCTGTGGTGTCTGCTGAAGTTCACGTGGTTAGCCACGAGCTGCCATGCATTTGTCAACTTCCATTGGCTCTCATTTTGGCTGCATGCATTGTGTCCTTGTCTCGACTCTGGGTCCATCAGTTTCTCTATTTAtgttgcttttttattttttctttcatttttgctATTACTGGTTGACTGCTAGTTCTTTAATATCTCTATGCATTTATGCAACAACAACTCTATCTGTGCCTGCTTTCTGCAACTTGATTGATTTATGAGGTTATTTCAATGCATTGCATGTGTCgtgatttttattgtttagttGGTATAAGGTAGTAGGTAGCTCAATGATAATGGCTATATCTTATATCATGCGGGTATTACTAAATATTAaaggttttaatttgttaattatatatatatatatatatatatatatatatatatatatatatatatatatatatatatatatatatatatatatatatatatataaagtgtAAATGAACTTGTGAATggtaattgaaaaaaagagaagaagaagtatttattaattgcttCAATGAACTTCAATTATTCCTCTTCGGTTATATTTTGCCcctttttcccccctttcgGATGAAGAGAAAATGGAACCGGATTCAACTTGAACCCAGACACCAACTGTTCAATTCGGCTCGGGATGAATTCGGTTGGGCCTGggcttttttttcttgggtTGCGGATATAATTatggaaataaatattaataaacatatgtttaaatgtaattttaaataataatttttataaagatgataaaaaaaattacataatatcAAGTCATTAGGCATCATATTATCACCACAATTAAATTATCGCTAcaactattttatattttctctaaTATTAAAGTTTTGATCTAGTAAGTTCatatttcatttgtattttttattataagattaaaaaaagtttacatatagttgtgtaaattttttttttaactttgaacaatttcatataaaaattaaccgtaacttttaaaattaatttcataaccataattttaatatttaatatatttatagtttttttctATAGTTATGGTGTTTATTGCATCAAGTTTAATATGCATTACatgcatattatttttttattttatcaagaTTATGTATTAGTATGAAATTTGTATCATTCAATaacgaaaataaaatattttttttattttatgtaattttacttcttttaaaaaacatGTCTAAAcatcaataaatatattaaaaaatttatttttattttcgttattatacaataaaataatatatttttaacaaaaattactaAGGGTATGTACAGATATAACATAGTACAATATaacatctataaattaataatgttgggaccatagaaatttattaatttagagagatattaattaatcgataaattaataatttattaatttatagagtgTGTTCACAGTACAAAGAACTAACATTTAATTGACTGAAAATTCAttgtattttacaaatataatcaatagaatttaaataaattcatcaaataaataatgtatacttgattaaataaattcatgaaTTTTACTAAATGCATTCAATGAACTAAACAAAATGTTAGTTATTAACTTGTATAAATTGAATTAGAACTAATCTAATGTATCTATCTACTTGATTAACTAAATTCATgtatttacataaattttatctaaatGTATTCAATGAACTAAACTTCATGAAGATTTAAACTTAGAGATGAGATTCAACTAGATTTAAACTTTAAGAAAAAACAAGTTACAATagactcatattttaataaattgacataATCAGttacatttgtaatttcaaagtatttgtaatttctataattattaatttatgatataaatGGGACCACAAAGTTATATATGAgttctcaaaaaaattattatcttagTAATTTAtcgaaattattaatttagcttCAGGGCCCAAGTCGGGActgcaaaaaattattatattatagagattattaatttattgagtattaatttatagaggttatattgtaaaaggaaaaaaaaaagaaatatacgTACAGATATAACAAAACGCATTAACAGCACTGCTTCCTTTCCTTCAAATCCCTAATTCCCCTTCTTTGCGATTTCACATTCGCACTCCACAACGGCACAAACCACATGCTGCTGCCGCTGTCGATTCGTTCAGTGCACCGGGGTAACCCGatccgaaccgaaccgaaccgaaccgaacctgAAATTTGTCTCAAgttcggtttggtttgggttagCTTATGAAATCCGACCGGGTTGAAAACTGCAACCCAatcgattttaattttggttCGTGTTCAACCCGAACTGAAATAAAAACCTGATCAGGTTAGcctaaaaggaaaaaaatgaagagtcGGACTATTAGCACTCCTCTAAAATCCTATTGAAACCTCtctttcaattatatttaatttaatactaaaaataCCATTTTTTCCTAAATGAACACTCTtttcatttatgaatttttcagTTTCTAATATTTTCCGCACTCTTTcagttttaatatttgtatttctctcttcaaactttatttattatttaatttttaaagaaaaaaatcttaaaaaagtAAGACAAACATTatacttagaaaataataaatattttatgggtctaatacaattttattccACTTATAAATTGTTTGTTTAGCAATTGGTTTGAgaatccttaaaaaattatttgcagtgggataaaattttatttagcttATTTTTTCACTGTATtgtatcttaattaatttgtcatgtttattacaagaattttgttttggtttagAGGATTACttcttaaatttagattattttgctgataataaaagatatttatattgtgtaagtaaaataaaattgaagagagaaagaaaatataaatggtttaattatatttatattcgtttttaaatataattgtaataaaataagggttttataagattaattgtaatataataagggttttatatgattaattaagGGATGCCATTAGTCTAACTCAAAAAGAAATATACGAACAGATATAACAAAACGTATTAACAGCATTGCTTCCTTTCCTTCAAATCCCTAATTCTCCTTCTTTGCGATTTCACATTCGCGCTCCACAACGGCACAACCCACATGCTGC contains:
- the LOC102607114 gene encoding probable E3 ubiquitin-protein ligase XERICO, with protein sequence MGLASMPSASEGMLCLILMNTAMSISIVKGIFRSILKVVGFQLADSSSPPYSYFASPQVVSAEPYDVNLSPPLSYVEEFRNQNPAIKYETLLHCEDAEHDCSVCLTEFEPQSDINNLSCGHLFHKVCLEKWLDYLNVTCPLCRTPLIPEFEDDPSCFW